A genomic segment from Antedon mediterranea chromosome 6, ecAntMedi1.1, whole genome shotgun sequence encodes:
- the LOC140051102 gene encoding uncharacterized protein isoform X2: MSTLQQQPLQKAVHSELEIALKKRRSRENSVETDLPTRCHIEVNSNSNNNINNNLETSSTQRCNCCPYGYHIDLDFLRYCEEISSGATLKKLKRNSRPRKKAVKLFSKPSPPIVPPKPPKDKRRRAKSADGSIEPELILKQENQLFSAAFSDFADLIHKRYIPGNHRSQFIHKASSDTRSLPANPTDASYSDFENESTLSLDGLDINHSNDELFIEEVEQKLMLGNSPTHIKHHLPSDLSPLTNLVSCKSDSLSSLDSQSTTASSLPSIPPVTSGNDQLVSNMAYSISKLAHVKQVDSGSHSGRSTPSSSITPNTLAAIRQQMAVALQRLRELEEQAKLIPVLTVKLSVLKEEKRLMMLQLKSKKQSPNTTDVGVGDCTIDYIEHTEKRSSNITTIQMSSKFTRSPSQTKLVENKVEMKSIGIMAKMLPDLCNHGERSNGIQPIEETIISKVSDTELVHSAPPNVLVQKPEMRDSSVNTDIINTCAVGINVSAQTIASSTNTQQVEMSEKSSFIELSTNDQQCSTVNPVMAISSTNTELQVANQSTSTEYFKKNLPSCGVNTDILTTSIIGTNTDSLNIEKPDVIDSTCNTEPVVVKEYVTKKDSFTDMIKTTKDCGIVTESLSVQDQQTEVILDSHDVATETIMNSMNQCTNTDSLQTIEKSTQFETELSDKGISATVGSHDLATGMELVQIEKATSCEALPEMINTGVGNGDVRAPTTSTDVSVKLTTDFNVDTFCCQCDNVFSNSVDGSDSGIAISPDARISEDVSSVETLEVHQIPLGYSITSNSDNEKESTINMPNQKMECYKPLDEIDNITQFPSFDDVWSKENEDLLEEQQDVSASLSYSPTQSQSSIAEDLHSGRSEYTVIPGISSTESPENNTDNPTSSMGIPSSSTASWYQHDNLFAGGFTNMHAIREDELTVQVDKPTMDNGSSQTNSSIQNKKDINDVTKLAPSSSSSDDESSESDSESSDGSSNASTSPDEGCYDSELGQITYHKVAHGKLTSLVDYSTEVKEVPKIRREMPTLKEVEVEEGFALNPAVYSSLDQMEALLTNGMEERIQDLLTSTSVIAREWFRITSQKTSDCNEVKTFLSALATKPKVLREKVVNMVDHNINTALHYSVSHCNYEIVEQLLDSGDCSVNKQNKAGYTATMLASLSEVTNELQRVCIRRLFNLGDVNIKDTRDGQTALMLAVSHGRVQTVELLLEAKADLNIQDEDGSDAFSIAMETGNKDIGVLLYAHLNFKSPTSNKLKKRSTSPQRHHYHASPERAVTASCSLTALDQLHNLASSSIKVTPPSKLPVSTSYRSRSQSPNSRKPLIKPLVTKTSEPKLKKRTTSAMRSPSSPSSQPKFTTRTSLLTSYINRAAFSSSSERTTRGPQNTRIIKESNKEAKNSNLQRFKTTKIIYQKTNGNNVN, from the exons ATGTCTACTTTACAGCAACAACCACTGCAGAAAGCAGTTCACTCAGAATTAGAAATAGCTCTTAAAAAACGTCGCAGTAGAGAAAATTCAGTAGAAACTG ATCTGCCAACAAGGTGTCACATTGAAGTCAACTCCAACAGCAACAATAACATCAACAACAACCTGGAAACAAGCAGTACACAGCGCTGTAACTGTTGCCCTTATGGTTACCACATAGACTTGGACTTTTTACGGTATTGTGAAGAAATCTCTTCTGGAGCAACGTTAAAGAAATTAAAACGGAATTCAAGACCAAGAAAAAAGGCTGTGAAACTTTTCAGCAAACCATCACCACCAATAGTTCCTCCAAAACCACCAAAAGATAAAAGAAGAAGAGCAAAGTCAGCTGATGGTAGCATTGAACCAGAATTGATCTTGAAACAAGAGAATCAACTCTTTTCTGCAGCGTTTAGTGATTTTGCTGATTTAATACATAAGCGGTATATCCCAGGTAATCATAGAAGTCAATTTATTCATAAAGCATCATCAGATACGCGATCTCTGCCTGCAAATCCAACAGACGCAAGTTATAGTGATTTTGAAAACGAGAGTACTCTTTCTTTAGATGGTCTTGATATCAATCATTCAAATGATGAGTTATTCATAGAAGAAGTTGAACAAAAATTAATGTTAGGTAATTCACCAACGCACATTAAACATCACCTTCCATCGGATTTATCTCCTCTTACAAATCTGGTTTCTTGTAAAAGTGACTCCCTAAGTTCTTTAGACTCTCAATCAACCACCGCTAGCTCTTTACCTTCAATACCACCAGTGACGTCCGGAAACGACCAGTTAGTATCAAATATGGCATACTCAATTTCTAAGTTAGCTCATGTGAAGCAGGTTGACTCTGGTAGTCATTCTGGAAGATCAACACCTTCCTCATCCATTACTCCAAATACTTTAGCAGCAATACGCCAGCAAATGGCAGTTGCTCTTCAGAGATTAAGAGAATTAGAAGAACAAGCAAAACTAATTCCTGTATTAACAGTGAAACTGTCTGTTTTGAAAGAGGAAAAGCGTTTAATGATGCTACAATTAAAATCTAAAAAGCAATCACCAAACACCACAGATGTCGGAGTTGGTGATTGTACAATTGATTACATTGAACATACTGAAAAAAGATCAAGCAATATAACCACTATTCAAATGTCTAGCAAGTTTACAAGGTCTCCTTCACAAACCAAGCTGGTTGAAAATAAAGTAGAAATGAAATCCATTGGAATTATGGCAAAAATGTTACCAGATCTTTGTAATCATGGAGAGAGATCAAATGGAATTCAACCAATTGAAGAGACAATAATTTCTAAAGTCTCGGACACAGAACTTGTTCATTCTGCCCCACCAAATGTATTGGTACAGAAACCGGAAATGAGAGATAGTTCTGTAAACACAGATATTATTAATACATGCGCTGTTGGAATTAATGTTAGTGCACAGACAATTGCATCTTCAACAAATACACAACAAGTTGAAATGTCAGAAAAGAGTTCTTTTATCGAATTATCAACTAACGATCAACAATGCAGTACTGTTAATCCCGTGATGGCAATCAGCTCTACAAATACAGAACTACAAGTAGCAAATCAGTCTACCTCAACTGAATATTTCAAAAAGAATTTGCCAAGTTGTGGAGTTAATACTGACATCTTGACAACAAGCATTATTGGTACTAATACAGACTCTCTGAACATTGAGAAACCAGATGTTATTGATAGCACTTGCAATACTGAACCAGTAGTTGTTAAAGAGTATGTCACAAAAAAGGATTCATTTACTGATATGATTAAAACTACGAAAGATTGTGGAATTGTTACAGAGTCTCTTTCTGTGCAAGATCAGCAAACAGAGGTGATTCTTGATTCACATGATGTTGCAACAGAGACAATTATGAACTCCATGAATCAATGCACAAATACAGACTCACTTCAAACAATTGAAAAATCCACTCAATTTGAGACAGAACTTTCAGACAAAGGTATTAGTGCTACAGTTGGATCGCACGATCTTGCAACTGGAATGGAATTGGTGCAGATTGAAAAAGCAACTTCATGTGAGGCTCTGCCTGAAATGATAAACACTGGAGTTGGCAATGGTGATGTCAGGGCACCAACCACTTCTACTGATGTATCTGTAAAATTGACAACAGATTTCAATGTTGATACATTTTGTTGTCAGTGTGACAATGTCTTTTCAAATTCTGTGGATGGTAGTGACAGTGGGATTGCAATTTCACCAGATGCGAGAATAAGTGAAGATGTTTCCTCTGTTGAAACTTTGGAAGTTCATCAGATTCCTTTAGGTTATTCTATCACCAGCAACAGCGATAATGAGAAAGAGTCAACTATAAACATGCCAAATCAAAAAATGGAATGTTATAAACCATTAGATGAAATTGACAATATCACTCAATTTCCTTCGTTTGATGATGTTTGGAGCAAGGAAAATGAAG ATTTGTTAGAAGAACAGCAAGATGTCTCTGCATCTTTAAGTTATTCTCCAACTCAAAGCCAATCATCTATCGCTGAAGATCTTCATTCAGGTCGGTCTGAGTATACAGTAATACCAGGTATTAGTAGCACAGAAAGTCCTGAAAATAACACGGATAATCCTACTAGTAGCATGGGCATTCCCAGTAGTAGCACAGCATCCTGGTACCAGCATGATAATCTGTTTGCCGGTGGTTTCACTAACATGCACGCCATTCGTGAAG ATGAACTGACAGTACAAGTTGACAAGCCAACTATGGATAATGGAAGCTCACAGACAAATAGTAGCATTCAAAATAAAAAGGACATCAATGATGTTACAAA ATTGGCACCGAGTTCCAGCTCAAGTGATGATGAATCATCTGAGTCAGATAGTGAAAGTTCAGATGGCAGCTCTAACGCATCAACCTCTCCAGATGAAGGTTGCTATGACAGTGAACTTGGCCAGATCACATATCACAAGGTAGCTCATGGCAAACTCACCAGTTTGGTTGACTATTCTACTGAGGTGAAAGAAGTACCAAAAATAAGGAGGGAAATGCCAACGTTAAAGGAAGTTGAAGTGGAAGAAGG GTTTGCTTTGAATCCGGCAGTTTATTCCTCATTGGATCAGATGGAAGCATTACTAACAAATGGGATGGAAGAGAGAATCCAAGATTTG CTTACATCCACTAGTGTGATTGCTAGAGAATGGTTTAGAATTACAAGTCAGAAGACGTCTGATTGCAATGAAGTAAAAACATTCCTATCTGCATTAGCTACAAAACCAAAGGTATTGCGAGAGAAGGTGGTAAACATGGTTGACCATAAT atcAACACAGCCCTACATTACTCTGTATCCCATTGTAATTATGAGATAGTTGAACAACTACTGGACAGTGGAGACTGTAGTGTGAACAAGCAAAACAAAGCTGGTTATACAGCAACTATGCTAGCCTCTTTGTCAGAAGTGACAAATGAATTACAACGTGTCTGTATAAGGAGACTATTCAACTTAGGGGATGTTAACATCAAAGATACACGG GACGGTCAGACAGCGTTAATGTTGGCAGTTAGCCACGGCAGAGTACAAACTGTTGAGTTATTGTTAGAAGCCAAGGCTGACTTGAACATTCAGGATGAG GATGGTAGTGATGCATTTTCTATTGCTATGGAAACCGGAAACAAAGATATTGGTGTCTTGCTGTATGCTCATTTGAATTTTAAGTCACCCACATCT AATAAACTTAAGAAAAGATCAACAAG TCCTCAACGTCATCATTATCATGCTAGCCCTGAACGTGCTGTCACTGCTAGCTGTAGCCTAACAGCACTTGATCAGCTTCACAATCTAGCATCATCATCAATTAAAGTAACACCACCCTCAAAACTTCCTGTTTCTACTAGCTACAGAAGCCGATCACAAAGCCCAAACAGCCGCAAACCACTTATCAAACCTCTTGTTACGAAGACCTCCGAACCGAAACTGAAGAAACGAACAACATCTGCAATGCGTAGTCCATCTTCGCCCTCTTCGCAACCAAAATTCACTACGAGAACTTCTCTTCTGACAAGCTATATCAACAGAGCAGCATTCTCATCATCTTCGGAGAGAACTACTAGAGGACCACAAAACACGCGTATTATTAAAGAATCTAATAAGGAGGCGAAGAATAGTAACTTACAACgttttaaaacaacaaagataATATACCAAAAGACAAATGGTAATAATGTTAACTAA
- the LOC140051102 gene encoding uncharacterized protein isoform X1 produces the protein MSTLQQQPLQKAVHSELEIALKKRRSRENSVETDLPTRCHIEVNSNSNNNINNNLETSSTQRCNCCPYGYHIDLDFLRYCEEISSGATLKKLKRNSRPRKKAVKLFSKPSPPIVPPKPPKDKRRRAKSADGSIEPELILKQENQLFSAAFSDFADLIHKRYIPGNHRSQFIHKASSDTRSLPANPTDASYSDFENESTLSLDGLDINHSNDELFIEEVEQKLMLGNSPTHIKHHLPSDLSPLTNLVSCKSDSLSSLDSQSTTASSLPSIPPVTSGNDQLVSNMAYSISKLAHVKQVDSGSHSGRSTPSSSITPNTLAAIRQQMAVALQRLRELEEQAKLIPVLTVKLSVLKEEKRLMMLQLKSKKQSPNTTDVGVGDCTIDYIEHTEKRSSNITTIQMSSKFTRSPSQTKLVENKVEMKSIGIMAKMLPDLCNHGERSNGIQPIEETIISKVSDTELVHSAPPNVLVQKPEMRDSSVNTDIINTCAVGINVSAQTIASSTNTQQVEMSEKSSFIELSTNDQQCSTVNPVMAISSTNTELQVANQSTSTEYFKKNLPSCGVNTDILTTSIIGTNTDSLNIEKPDVIDSTCNTEPVVVKEYVTKKDSFTDMIKTTKDCGIVTESLSVQDQQTEVILDSHDVATETIMNSMNQCTNTDSLQTIEKSTQFETELSDKGISATVGSHDLATGMELVQIEKATSCEALPEMINTGVGNGDVRAPTTSTDVSVKLTTDFNVDTFCCQCDNVFSNSVDGSDSGIAISPDARISEDVSSVETLEVHQIPLGYSITSNSDNEKESTINMPNQKMECYKPLDEIDNITQFPSFDDVWSKENEDLLEEQQDVSASLSYSPTQSQSSIAEDLHSGRSEYTVIPGISSTESPENNTDNPTSSMGIPSSSTASWYQHDNLFAGGFTNMHAIREDELTVQVDKPTMDNGSSQTNSSIQNKKDINDVTKLAPSSSSSDDESSESDSESSDGSSNASTSPDEGCYDSELGQITYHKVAHGKLTSLVDYSTEVKEVPKIRREMPTLKEVEVEEGFALNPAVYSSLDQMEALLTNGMEERIQDLLTSTSVIAREWFRITSQKTSDCNEVKTFLSALATKPKVLREKVVNMVDHNINTALHYSVSHCNYEIVEQLLDSGDCSVNKQNKAGYTATMLASLSEVTNELQRVCIRRLFNLGDVNIKDTRDGQTALMLAVSHGRVQTVELLLEAKADLNIQDEDGSTALMCASEHGHLDIVKMLLAEADCNPTLLDNDGSDAFSIAMETGNKDIGVLLYAHLNFKSPTSNKLKKRSTSPQRHHYHASPERAVTASCSLTALDQLHNLASSSIKVTPPSKLPVSTSYRSRSQSPNSRKPLIKPLVTKTSEPKLKKRTTSAMRSPSSPSSQPKFTTRTSLLTSYINRAAFSSSSERTTRGPQNTRIIKESNKEAKNSNLQRFKTTKIIYQKTNGNNVN, from the exons ATGTCTACTTTACAGCAACAACCACTGCAGAAAGCAGTTCACTCAGAATTAGAAATAGCTCTTAAAAAACGTCGCAGTAGAGAAAATTCAGTAGAAACTG ATCTGCCAACAAGGTGTCACATTGAAGTCAACTCCAACAGCAACAATAACATCAACAACAACCTGGAAACAAGCAGTACACAGCGCTGTAACTGTTGCCCTTATGGTTACCACATAGACTTGGACTTTTTACGGTATTGTGAAGAAATCTCTTCTGGAGCAACGTTAAAGAAATTAAAACGGAATTCAAGACCAAGAAAAAAGGCTGTGAAACTTTTCAGCAAACCATCACCACCAATAGTTCCTCCAAAACCACCAAAAGATAAAAGAAGAAGAGCAAAGTCAGCTGATGGTAGCATTGAACCAGAATTGATCTTGAAACAAGAGAATCAACTCTTTTCTGCAGCGTTTAGTGATTTTGCTGATTTAATACATAAGCGGTATATCCCAGGTAATCATAGAAGTCAATTTATTCATAAAGCATCATCAGATACGCGATCTCTGCCTGCAAATCCAACAGACGCAAGTTATAGTGATTTTGAAAACGAGAGTACTCTTTCTTTAGATGGTCTTGATATCAATCATTCAAATGATGAGTTATTCATAGAAGAAGTTGAACAAAAATTAATGTTAGGTAATTCACCAACGCACATTAAACATCACCTTCCATCGGATTTATCTCCTCTTACAAATCTGGTTTCTTGTAAAAGTGACTCCCTAAGTTCTTTAGACTCTCAATCAACCACCGCTAGCTCTTTACCTTCAATACCACCAGTGACGTCCGGAAACGACCAGTTAGTATCAAATATGGCATACTCAATTTCTAAGTTAGCTCATGTGAAGCAGGTTGACTCTGGTAGTCATTCTGGAAGATCAACACCTTCCTCATCCATTACTCCAAATACTTTAGCAGCAATACGCCAGCAAATGGCAGTTGCTCTTCAGAGATTAAGAGAATTAGAAGAACAAGCAAAACTAATTCCTGTATTAACAGTGAAACTGTCTGTTTTGAAAGAGGAAAAGCGTTTAATGATGCTACAATTAAAATCTAAAAAGCAATCACCAAACACCACAGATGTCGGAGTTGGTGATTGTACAATTGATTACATTGAACATACTGAAAAAAGATCAAGCAATATAACCACTATTCAAATGTCTAGCAAGTTTACAAGGTCTCCTTCACAAACCAAGCTGGTTGAAAATAAAGTAGAAATGAAATCCATTGGAATTATGGCAAAAATGTTACCAGATCTTTGTAATCATGGAGAGAGATCAAATGGAATTCAACCAATTGAAGAGACAATAATTTCTAAAGTCTCGGACACAGAACTTGTTCATTCTGCCCCACCAAATGTATTGGTACAGAAACCGGAAATGAGAGATAGTTCTGTAAACACAGATATTATTAATACATGCGCTGTTGGAATTAATGTTAGTGCACAGACAATTGCATCTTCAACAAATACACAACAAGTTGAAATGTCAGAAAAGAGTTCTTTTATCGAATTATCAACTAACGATCAACAATGCAGTACTGTTAATCCCGTGATGGCAATCAGCTCTACAAATACAGAACTACAAGTAGCAAATCAGTCTACCTCAACTGAATATTTCAAAAAGAATTTGCCAAGTTGTGGAGTTAATACTGACATCTTGACAACAAGCATTATTGGTACTAATACAGACTCTCTGAACATTGAGAAACCAGATGTTATTGATAGCACTTGCAATACTGAACCAGTAGTTGTTAAAGAGTATGTCACAAAAAAGGATTCATTTACTGATATGATTAAAACTACGAAAGATTGTGGAATTGTTACAGAGTCTCTTTCTGTGCAAGATCAGCAAACAGAGGTGATTCTTGATTCACATGATGTTGCAACAGAGACAATTATGAACTCCATGAATCAATGCACAAATACAGACTCACTTCAAACAATTGAAAAATCCACTCAATTTGAGACAGAACTTTCAGACAAAGGTATTAGTGCTACAGTTGGATCGCACGATCTTGCAACTGGAATGGAATTGGTGCAGATTGAAAAAGCAACTTCATGTGAGGCTCTGCCTGAAATGATAAACACTGGAGTTGGCAATGGTGATGTCAGGGCACCAACCACTTCTACTGATGTATCTGTAAAATTGACAACAGATTTCAATGTTGATACATTTTGTTGTCAGTGTGACAATGTCTTTTCAAATTCTGTGGATGGTAGTGACAGTGGGATTGCAATTTCACCAGATGCGAGAATAAGTGAAGATGTTTCCTCTGTTGAAACTTTGGAAGTTCATCAGATTCCTTTAGGTTATTCTATCACCAGCAACAGCGATAATGAGAAAGAGTCAACTATAAACATGCCAAATCAAAAAATGGAATGTTATAAACCATTAGATGAAATTGACAATATCACTCAATTTCCTTCGTTTGATGATGTTTGGAGCAAGGAAAATGAAG ATTTGTTAGAAGAACAGCAAGATGTCTCTGCATCTTTAAGTTATTCTCCAACTCAAAGCCAATCATCTATCGCTGAAGATCTTCATTCAGGTCGGTCTGAGTATACAGTAATACCAGGTATTAGTAGCACAGAAAGTCCTGAAAATAACACGGATAATCCTACTAGTAGCATGGGCATTCCCAGTAGTAGCACAGCATCCTGGTACCAGCATGATAATCTGTTTGCCGGTGGTTTCACTAACATGCACGCCATTCGTGAAG ATGAACTGACAGTACAAGTTGACAAGCCAACTATGGATAATGGAAGCTCACAGACAAATAGTAGCATTCAAAATAAAAAGGACATCAATGATGTTACAAA ATTGGCACCGAGTTCCAGCTCAAGTGATGATGAATCATCTGAGTCAGATAGTGAAAGTTCAGATGGCAGCTCTAACGCATCAACCTCTCCAGATGAAGGTTGCTATGACAGTGAACTTGGCCAGATCACATATCACAAGGTAGCTCATGGCAAACTCACCAGTTTGGTTGACTATTCTACTGAGGTGAAAGAAGTACCAAAAATAAGGAGGGAAATGCCAACGTTAAAGGAAGTTGAAGTGGAAGAAGG GTTTGCTTTGAATCCGGCAGTTTATTCCTCATTGGATCAGATGGAAGCATTACTAACAAATGGGATGGAAGAGAGAATCCAAGATTTG CTTACATCCACTAGTGTGATTGCTAGAGAATGGTTTAGAATTACAAGTCAGAAGACGTCTGATTGCAATGAAGTAAAAACATTCCTATCTGCATTAGCTACAAAACCAAAGGTATTGCGAGAGAAGGTGGTAAACATGGTTGACCATAAT atcAACACAGCCCTACATTACTCTGTATCCCATTGTAATTATGAGATAGTTGAACAACTACTGGACAGTGGAGACTGTAGTGTGAACAAGCAAAACAAAGCTGGTTATACAGCAACTATGCTAGCCTCTTTGTCAGAAGTGACAAATGAATTACAACGTGTCTGTATAAGGAGACTATTCAACTTAGGGGATGTTAACATCAAAGATACACGG GACGGTCAGACAGCGTTAATGTTGGCAGTTAGCCACGGCAGAGTACAAACTGTTGAGTTATTGTTAGAAGCCAAGGCTGACTTGAACATTCAGGATGAG GATGGGTCGACAGCACTGATGTGTGCCAGCGAACATGGCCATCTTGATATAGTCAAGATGCTACTGGCCGAGGCTGACTGTAATCCCACGCTTCTTGATAAC GATGGTAGTGATGCATTTTCTATTGCTATGGAAACCGGAAACAAAGATATTGGTGTCTTGCTGTATGCTCATTTGAATTTTAAGTCACCCACATCT AATAAACTTAAGAAAAGATCAACAAG TCCTCAACGTCATCATTATCATGCTAGCCCTGAACGTGCTGTCACTGCTAGCTGTAGCCTAACAGCACTTGATCAGCTTCACAATCTAGCATCATCATCAATTAAAGTAACACCACCCTCAAAACTTCCTGTTTCTACTAGCTACAGAAGCCGATCACAAAGCCCAAACAGCCGCAAACCACTTATCAAACCTCTTGTTACGAAGACCTCCGAACCGAAACTGAAGAAACGAACAACATCTGCAATGCGTAGTCCATCTTCGCCCTCTTCGCAACCAAAATTCACTACGAGAACTTCTCTTCTGACAAGCTATATCAACAGAGCAGCATTCTCATCATCTTCGGAGAGAACTACTAGAGGACCACAAAACACGCGTATTATTAAAGAATCTAATAAGGAGGCGAAGAATAGTAACTTACAACgttttaaaacaacaaagataATATACCAAAAGACAAATGGTAATAATGTTAACTAA